A region of Cardinium endosymbiont of Sogatella furcifera DNA encodes the following proteins:
- a CDS encoding ankyrin repeat domain-containing protein — protein sequence MFCKSNLYRFKQLVHMIGLSGCSLLSFGCNPLNTIVPWDRPSLKTYCLAKFNPRYGYYQLQSDYALSQFIESFSVPLVDGQHAGEALKQYRNVEAFFRKSPFLVMRMHYPKIVEQLNSDELKYFYVIQSDNDISKKIKTGTLDIDWIKREIKRMQATKIRHIPSIVPDLCTIMVNKYARQCLFQLDYKRLEDEPWLSLFESSIFANPWGALSTVGDIHLVESVLNHCMGQLDWYRSRIEKYSSEGNSGSYSRAKDDYDAYAKQLGAALIRFLCMAMNNYNHRGQIIKLVLEQVGYLDDMNRHLDIYAAQSWSMIALDEVLAKGQYGNDPAYLSLVSLLLRRVDVNMQDANGKTALHKVSAMPYFVRSSNTSPYGPGKGRMRFLLRYGANPNIQDFDGCTPLHILVKTADLSESCIELLLRHKCNPNIQDNNGDTALHLAVSCDRPSSLAYLCRIPARVDIKNNKGETPLDVAKSRGVRKLIELLNTYIAYLSQIQLVVAR from the coding sequence ATGTTCTGTAAAAGCAATTTATATAGGTTTAAGCAACTGGTCCATATGATAGGGCTTAGTGGTTGCTCTTTATTATCTTTTGGTTGTAATCCCCTCAACACTATCGTGCCATGGGATCGCCCATCTTTAAAAACTTATTGTTTAGCAAAGTTTAATCCGAGATATGGGTATTATCAGCTACAATCAGATTATGCATTATCTCAGTTTATAGAATCGTTTTCTGTTCCTTTGGTTGATGGTCAGCACGCTGGGGAAGCATTAAAGCAATATCGTAATGTAGAAGCTTTCTTTAGGAAAAGTCCATTCCTTGTAATGCGTATGCATTATCCTAAAATTGTTGAACAATTAAATAGTGATGAGCTTAAGTATTTCTATGTAATACAAAGCGATAATGATATTAGTAAAAAAATTAAAACAGGCACATTAGATATTGATTGGATTAAGCGTGAAATCAAGCGTATGCAAGCAACTAAGATTCGGCATATCCCATCTATAGTCCCTGATTTATGCACCATTATGGTGAATAAATATGCTCGGCAATGTTTGTTTCAACTAGACTATAAGCGTCTTGAGGATGAACCTTGGTTATCTTTATTCGAAAGCAGTATCTTCGCTAATCCTTGGGGTGCACTCTCTACAGTAGGTGATATTCATCTAGTTGAGTCAGTTCTAAACCATTGTATGGGGCAGTTAGATTGGTACAGGAGCCGTATTGAAAAGTATAGTTCTGAGGGAAATTCGGGGTCTTATAGTAGGGCTAAAGATGACTATGACGCATATGCTAAACAACTTGGCGCAGCGCTGATACGTTTCTTGTGCATGGCTATGAATAATTATAATCATAGGGGACAAATCATTAAGCTTGTACTGGAGCAGGTTGGTTATTTAGATGATATGAACAGGCATCTTGATATCTATGCAGCGCAATCATGGTCTATGATTGCTTTGGATGAAGTATTAGCAAAAGGACAGTACGGTAATGATCCTGCCTATCTATCACTAGTTAGTCTATTATTGCGGCGTGTTGATGTCAATATGCAAGATGCGAATGGTAAGACGGCTTTACATAAGGTAAGTGCCATGCCCTATTTTGTGCGTAGTAGTAATACGAGTCCTTATGGTCCTGGTAAAGGTAGAATGAGATTTTTACTCAGGTATGGGGCTAATCCAAACATACAAGACTTTGATGGATGTACTCCATTGCATATCCTGGTGAAGACAGCTGATTTATCAGAATCTTGTATTGAATTATTGTTAAGGCATAAATGTAATCCAAATATACAGGACAACAATGGGGATACTGCTTTGCATCTAGCAGTATCTTGTGATAGACCATCGTCGCTAGCCTATTTGTGTCGTATACCGGCTAGGGTAGATATAAAAAATAACAAAGGAGAAACTCCTTTGGATGTAGCGAAAAGTAGAGGTGTGAGAAAATTAATTGAGCTACTCAATACCTATATTGCTTATTTAAGTCAAATACAGTTGGTAGTTGCCCGTTAA
- the rpoC gene encoding DNA-directed RNA polymerase subunit beta' — translation MKFKRNRAQSTQFSGIIASLSSPEVILSRSSGEVTLPETINYRTHKPETKGLFCERIFGPVKDWECHCGKYKGIRYKGIVCDRCGVEITEKKQRRQRVGHIELVVPVTHIWYFRVLPSKISYLLGIPTKKVEQIVYYERYVVIQPGIKKDEGVAAMDLLSEDEYLNILDQLPPENQLLSNSDPNKFIALIGSEAIEAVLKGLDLEKLSVDLREQLLTDASQQRRIEVVKRLKIVEGFRDVHKKVENRPEWMVMRILPVIPPELRPLFSLGGGKFATSDLNDLYRRVIIRNNRLKRLLDIKAPQIIIRNEMRMLQEAVDSLFDNSRKVNSVASEGIRPLKSLSDMLKGKQGRFRQNLLGKRVDYSGRSVIVVGPELRLHECGLPKEMAVELFMPFIIRRLIERGVAETVKVAKRLIEEKDPVIWDVLENVLKGHPILLNRAPTLHRLGIQAFQPKLIEGKAIQLHPLVCTAFNADFDGDQMAVHVPLGQEAIAEASLLMLASYNVLNPSNGIPITIPSRDMILGLHYLTKGRRSRSSDVVLGEGMSFYAPEEVLMALAHEKVSKHAYIKLRLSIAHADGSVAYRFIETTVGRVLFNEYCPAGMAFVNETLNVRNMQRIVTDMYSQFGTVVTVAFLDNIKALGFNTAFKAGMTIGLDDVKIPANKNELIAQATAEVESIWGNYMLGLITDNERYNQVIDVWTRTNTRITNQLMEQLEQDQDAFNSVYMMMISGARGSREQVRQLGGMKGLIGRPQKSTQGAVGEIIEHPIISNFQEGLNVIEYFIATHGARKGLADTALKTADAGYLTRRLVDVAQDLTVVEEDCGTLKGIHVTAVKVENRVVESLSERILGRVVVEDILDPQTGILLVARGNGIDEQMAARIEAAGLEGVLVRSVLTCDLPQGVCVKCYGRNLATGNMVSVGEAVGVIAAQSIGQPGTQLTMRTFHVGGIASNVTVDAKVKAKYAGVVNFEDLMVTSYIDANGMGVEVVMSRSSELQILDADTRKVLTSTHLPYGSHLKVKNNQMVSYDQELYHWDPYNVVLLATQDGVVNFLGLEEGITYQEEFDEQTGRKAKVMIESRDKTKHPSVVLCDEAGVTIASYTLPVKAQLAVEVGDKVHKGEVLARVPRIINQSRDITGGLPRVVELFEARKPANTAFISELSGVVTYGGIKRGNREIFIESKEGIQVKYMIPLSKHILVQDNDYVKVGEVITDGAVAAADLLVTKGPLVAQEYIMNELQNVYRLQGEKINNKHIEIIIKQMMRKVEVLDPGDTTLLHGQVIDKVKFFEENDRVRDQSIVLKPGDSTLFKQGQFISSSRLQQENDKLKQQGLVAVEAKPVELAVAQPKLQGITQISLATESFLSAASFQETAKVLSDAGISAKYDRLKGLKENIIVGHLIPAGTGMRRYEKLVVNSKSEYEALVAAKAGATAG, via the coding sequence ATGAAGTTTAAAAGAAATAGGGCACAATCCACTCAATTTTCTGGCATTATTGCTAGTCTTTCCTCTCCAGAGGTTATTTTGTCGCGTTCATCAGGGGAAGTGACCCTACCAGAAACCATTAACTATAGAACACATAAACCCGAAACGAAAGGGTTGTTTTGTGAGCGTATATTTGGCCCTGTAAAAGATTGGGAATGTCATTGTGGCAAATACAAAGGCATTCGCTATAAAGGCATTGTATGTGATCGATGTGGCGTTGAGATTACAGAAAAAAAGCAACGTAGGCAACGGGTGGGCCACATTGAGTTGGTAGTTCCGGTCACCCATATCTGGTATTTTAGAGTCCTCCCTAGTAAGATTAGCTATTTGCTTGGTATACCTACTAAAAAAGTAGAACAAATTGTATACTACGAGCGTTATGTAGTGATTCAGCCTGGTATCAAAAAAGATGAGGGGGTAGCCGCTATGGATCTGTTATCTGAGGATGAGTACCTTAATATTTTAGATCAGCTGCCTCCAGAAAACCAATTGTTGAGTAACTCAGATCCTAATAAGTTTATTGCCCTAATTGGTTCAGAAGCGATTGAAGCGGTGCTCAAGGGGCTTGACTTAGAAAAGCTTTCCGTTGATTTGCGCGAACAGCTGTTGACCGATGCCTCACAGCAGCGCCGCATTGAAGTTGTCAAAAGGCTAAAAATTGTAGAAGGCTTTAGGGATGTCCATAAAAAAGTAGAAAACCGTCCAGAGTGGATGGTGATGCGTATCTTGCCAGTCATTCCTCCTGAGTTACGTCCTCTTTTTTCATTAGGCGGTGGTAAATTTGCTACTTCTGATTTAAATGATCTCTATAGAAGGGTGATTATTAGAAACAACAGACTCAAGCGGTTATTGGACATTAAGGCTCCTCAGATTATTATACGCAATGAAATGCGTATGTTGCAGGAAGCCGTTGATTCTTTATTTGATAATTCCCGTAAAGTAAATTCTGTTGCTTCAGAGGGCATTCGACCATTAAAGTCCCTTTCAGATATGTTAAAAGGGAAGCAGGGTCGTTTTAGGCAGAATTTGCTTGGTAAGCGTGTGGATTATTCCGGCAGGTCGGTTATTGTGGTAGGGCCTGAGTTGCGCTTGCATGAGTGTGGGCTACCTAAAGAGATGGCCGTTGAGTTATTTATGCCTTTTATCATACGCAGGCTTATAGAGCGTGGCGTAGCAGAAACTGTAAAAGTTGCCAAAAGATTAATAGAGGAAAAAGACCCTGTTATTTGGGATGTATTAGAGAATGTATTGAAAGGCCATCCTATATTGTTGAACCGTGCACCTACCCTTCATCGATTGGGTATCCAAGCTTTTCAACCTAAATTAATTGAAGGTAAAGCCATTCAATTGCATCCTTTGGTTTGTACTGCTTTCAATGCCGACTTTGATGGAGATCAAATGGCCGTCCATGTTCCCCTTGGACAGGAAGCCATTGCCGAAGCTTCATTGCTGATGCTGGCATCCTATAATGTATTGAATCCTTCCAATGGTATTCCTATTACCATTCCCTCCCGTGACATGATTTTAGGCTTGCATTACCTCACCAAAGGAAGGCGTAGTAGGTCCAGTGATGTGGTATTAGGAGAGGGTATGTCTTTTTATGCACCTGAGGAGGTATTGATGGCTTTGGCCCATGAAAAGGTTTCAAAGCATGCTTATATTAAGCTACGTTTGTCTATTGCGCATGCAGATGGCAGCGTTGCCTATCGTTTCATAGAGACTACGGTTGGCAGAGTACTCTTCAACGAATATTGCCCAGCCGGCATGGCCTTTGTCAATGAGACCCTTAATGTGCGCAACATGCAGCGTATTGTAACCGACATGTACAGTCAATTTGGTACAGTCGTTACCGTTGCGTTTTTAGATAACATTAAAGCTTTAGGCTTTAACACTGCATTCAAGGCAGGGATGACTATTGGTCTTGATGATGTAAAGATACCGGCTAATAAAAATGAACTCATTGCCCAAGCTACTGCAGAAGTGGAATCTATTTGGGGTAATTATATGTTGGGTTTGATCACCGATAATGAAAGATATAATCAAGTAATTGATGTGTGGACCAGAACCAATACCCGTATTACCAATCAGCTCATGGAACAGTTAGAGCAAGATCAAGATGCTTTTAACTCCGTTTATATGATGATGATTTCTGGTGCAAGGGGGTCCCGTGAGCAGGTACGTCAGTTAGGCGGTATGAAAGGCTTAATTGGTAGGCCTCAAAAAAGTACCCAAGGCGCAGTAGGAGAAATTATTGAACACCCTATTATTTCTAATTTTCAAGAGGGGTTGAATGTGATTGAGTATTTTATTGCTACGCATGGTGCCAGAAAGGGTTTGGCGGATACCGCTTTAAAAACAGCGGATGCAGGTTATCTAACGAGAAGGTTGGTCGATGTAGCACAAGACTTAACTGTTGTGGAAGAGGATTGTGGTACCCTTAAAGGCATTCATGTAACCGCTGTGAAAGTAGAGAATAGGGTGGTTGAATCACTTTCAGAACGTATTCTCGGGCGTGTAGTAGTCGAAGATATTTTGGATCCCCAAACAGGCATTTTGCTCGTTGCACGTGGCAACGGCATTGATGAACAAATGGCTGCGCGCATAGAAGCAGCTGGTCTAGAAGGCGTCTTGGTACGTTCTGTCTTGACCTGTGATTTACCGCAAGGGGTTTGTGTAAAATGTTATGGGCGCAACTTAGCTACAGGCAATATGGTATCTGTGGGCGAGGCAGTTGGGGTCATTGCGGCACAATCTATTGGGCAGCCTGGTACACAGCTTACCATGAGAACCTTCCACGTCGGAGGTATTGCGTCTAATGTGACCGTTGATGCGAAGGTTAAAGCCAAGTATGCAGGGGTTGTCAACTTTGAAGACCTAATGGTGACCAGTTATATAGATGCAAATGGAATGGGCGTGGAAGTTGTTATGAGCCGCTCTTCGGAGCTACAAATTTTGGATGCAGATACAAGAAAAGTCTTGACCAGTACCCATTTACCCTATGGTTCACATCTTAAAGTCAAAAACAATCAAATGGTAAGCTATGATCAAGAGCTTTACCATTGGGATCCTTATAATGTGGTATTATTGGCTACCCAGGATGGCGTCGTGAACTTCCTAGGCCTTGAAGAAGGGATTACCTATCAAGAAGAATTTGATGAACAAACCGGCCGGAAAGCAAAGGTCATGATTGAGTCTAGGGATAAAACCAAACATCCAAGTGTAGTCTTATGTGATGAGGCAGGTGTAACCATTGCTTCGTATACCCTTCCTGTGAAAGCGCAGTTAGCCGTAGAAGTAGGGGACAAGGTCCATAAAGGAGAGGTGCTTGCTCGGGTGCCTCGTATCATCAATCAATCTCGAGACATTACAGGTGGTTTACCTCGTGTAGTGGAGCTTTTTGAGGCTAGAAAGCCTGCCAATACAGCTTTTATTAGTGAGTTAAGTGGCGTGGTAACCTATGGGGGTATTAAAAGAGGCAATAGAGAAATTTTTATTGAGTCTAAAGAAGGCATACAGGTCAAGTATATGATCCCATTGTCTAAGCATATCTTGGTCCAAGACAACGACTATGTAAAAGTAGGGGAGGTGATTACAGATGGTGCGGTAGCTGCTGCTGATCTTTTGGTTACAAAAGGTCCACTGGTTGCACAGGAATACATTATGAATGAGCTACAAAACGTATATCGTTTACAAGGTGAGAAAATCAATAATAAACATATTGAAATCATCATTAAACAGATGATGCGTAAGGTAGAGGTACTGGATCCAGGCGATACGACCCTATTGCATGGGCAGGTGATTGATAAGGTTAAGTTCTTTGAAGAGAATGATAGGGTTCGTGATCAATCTATTGTGCTCAAGCCTGGTGATTCTACATTATTTAAGCAAGGGCAATTTATCTCCTCTAGTAGGTTGCAACAAGAGAATGATAAACTAAAGCAGCAGGGGTTGGTGGCTGTTGAAGCCAAACCAGTAGAATTGGCCGTTGCGCAACCAAAACTGCAAGGTATTACCCAAATCTCCTTGGCTACAGAAAGTTTCTTATCTGCAGCTTCTTTCCAAGAAACAGCTAAGGTGTTGAGTGATGCAGGTATTAGTGCCAAGTATGATAGGCTAAAAGGATTGAAAGAAAATATTATTGTAGGTCATTTGATTCCTGCTGGAACGGGTATGCGCCGTTACGAAAAGTTGGTTGTCAACTCTAAAAGCGAATATGAGGCTTTGGTAGCTGCTAAAGCGGGTGCAACAGCGGGGTAG
- the lipA gene encoding lipoyl synthase — MKETTLPMPPPQRPDWLRVKLPIGKHYRAVRAIVDQHKLHTICTSGNCPNMGECWGAGTATFMILGNICTRSCGFCAVATGRPTAYDKDEPKRVAQAIHLMGVKHAVITSVNRDELKDCGAEIWYQTVKEIKALNPTTTIETLIPDVKGIWWALERMISAGQEVVSHNMETVERLYKKVRPQAKYARSLEQLKRIKAYGKRSKSGIMLGLGETDAEVYQVMDDLRAHDLDVLTLGQYLQPTKQHLEVAAFVHPDKFAHFKEEGLKRGFAYVESGPLVRSSYHAERHV, encoded by the coding sequence ATGAAAGAAACCACCTTACCGATGCCCCCCCCCCAACGTCCAGATTGGTTGCGGGTTAAATTACCAATAGGTAAGCACTATAGAGCGGTACGTGCTATTGTAGATCAACACAAACTACATACCATTTGCACCAGCGGAAATTGTCCGAATATGGGTGAATGTTGGGGAGCAGGTACGGCTACTTTTATGATATTGGGGAATATTTGCACGCGCAGTTGTGGCTTTTGTGCAGTAGCTACTGGAAGACCTACTGCGTATGATAAGGATGAACCCAAACGGGTCGCACAAGCGATTCATCTGATGGGGGTGAAACATGCGGTAATTACCTCGGTAAATAGAGATGAACTAAAGGATTGTGGCGCAGAGATTTGGTACCAAACGGTTAAGGAAATCAAGGCTTTGAATCCTACTACCACTATAGAAACGTTAATTCCAGATGTGAAGGGGATTTGGTGGGCACTAGAAAGGATGATTAGTGCGGGTCAAGAGGTAGTCTCACACAATATGGAAACGGTAGAAAGGCTCTATAAAAAAGTACGCCCGCAGGCTAAATATGCCCGAAGCCTAGAGCAACTTAAACGGATTAAAGCATATGGGAAACGATCTAAATCGGGTATTATGCTCGGATTAGGTGAAACAGATGCGGAGGTCTATCAGGTGATGGATGACCTACGGGCGCATGACTTGGATGTCTTAACGCTGGGGCAATATTTACAACCTACCAAGCAACATCTTGAAGTGGCTGCTTTCGTACATCCAGACAAATTTGCCCATTTTAAAGAAGAGGGACTCAAGCGTGGATTTGCTTACGTGGAGTCTGGGCCACTTGTACGCTCGTCCTACCATGCAGAACGACATGTATAA
- a CDS encoding transposase — protein MEPKSYQMPVASIQALKQQKTLLAQLKKQLTMSYNLLESFSVLPKTDAVTLKVINQNIASLEEQIAFLEQEMLTITQERCKELYTQISSIQGIGDRTTMELIVGTGGGHHFESAKQFSKYIGLAPTYEHSGSSVRKKGHINRHGNPGLRSLLYIASWSAIRFNKSCKDFYERLKARGKPSKVALIAVANKLIRQVFAIMRDNTFYVDGHVSKLKVSP, from the coding sequence ATGGAACCTAAATCCTACCAAATGCCTGTAGCAAGTATTCAAGCCTTAAAGCAACAAAAAACACTTCTTGCACAGTTGAAGAAACAACTTACGATGTCTTATAATTTGTTAGAATCTTTTAGTGTGTTGCCTAAAACAGATGCTGTAACCTTAAAAGTGATCAATCAAAATATAGCTTCTTTAGAAGAACAAATAGCATTCTTAGAGCAAGAAATGCTTACTATTACACAGGAACGCTGTAAAGAACTCTACACACAGATCAGTTCTATTCAAGGTATTGGGGATAGAACCACTATGGAGCTTATCGTTGGCACTGGTGGCGGTCACCATTTTGAAAGTGCTAAGCAGTTCTCTAAATACATTGGGCTAGCGCCTACTTATGAACATTCAGGCTCATCGGTAAGAAAAAAAGGCCATATTAATCGTCATGGCAACCCGGGATTGCGTTCTTTGCTCTATATAGCTTCTTGGTCAGCTATACGCTTTAATAAGTCCTGTAAGGACTTTTATGAGCGGTTAAAAGCAAGGGGTAAGCCTAGTAAAGTGGCACTGATTGCAGTAGCTAACAAGCTTATTAGACAAGTATTTGCTATTATGCGCGACAATACTTTTTATGTAGATGGCCATGTATCTAAACTAAAAGTCAGCCCTTAG
- a CDS encoding ABC transporter permease, with protein sequence MMCSFQTISWIAFMANRVRKRNRGAFSASIDTIVTLSITIGTATILIAAMVMLGFQKAIKKKLTAFTGDFEITKYSGVQHPHAPTSVDAAQVCRLMADLPDAIESVIPFIQKPMLIHTRAGVTGVLCKGIDPTTLADYLIAGRLPDLTQSKHQNEWCISHHLAQKHALKLGDSVVVHTVDPNARYRKLKVVGLYRTYLSAIDEHLAFCDRRLMQRLNNWASETVNGYAIFLKDHVSPTKALRTAILGRIDDDLRLISTQQKYSSLYDWLAIIQKNTTIFIVFILLVAGCTMVATVMIQLMERSYMVGVLKVLGAYDGQVDAILLYNSLRTLCLGMIYGNIIGIGSGFLQAHYKYVTLEPALYYMRYVPVYIHWTVLVIPNLLILGSLSAALYLAIQLLRQKKLIEALQEG encoded by the coding sequence ATGATGTGCTCTTTTCAGACCATTTCTTGGATTGCCTTTATGGCCAACCGAGTACGGAAACGAAATAGGGGGGCTTTTTCTGCTTCCATAGATACCATTGTAACGTTAAGCATTACGATAGGCACCGCTACTATATTGATTGCCGCAATGGTGATGTTGGGCTTTCAAAAAGCAATTAAAAAAAAACTAACTGCTTTTACTGGAGACTTTGAAATTACCAAATATAGTGGTGTCCAGCACCCCCATGCACCTACATCTGTAGATGCTGCACAAGTGTGTCGTTTAATGGCTGATTTACCTGATGCCATTGAAAGCGTCATCCCATTTATCCAAAAGCCTATGCTGATCCATACAAGGGCAGGTGTAACGGGCGTCTTATGCAAGGGTATCGATCCTACAACATTGGCAGACTATCTCATCGCAGGTAGATTACCTGATCTCACCCAAAGTAAGCATCAAAATGAATGGTGTATTAGCCATCATCTGGCCCAAAAGCATGCGCTTAAGCTAGGCGATAGCGTAGTGGTCCATACGGTAGATCCCAACGCACGCTACCGGAAGTTAAAAGTGGTGGGCCTCTATCGCACCTATTTAAGTGCAATAGATGAGCATTTGGCTTTTTGTGATAGGCGTCTGATGCAGCGGTTAAACAATTGGGCTTCAGAAACCGTCAATGGCTATGCCATCTTTTTAAAGGACCATGTGTCCCCTACAAAAGCATTGCGAACGGCTATTTTAGGCCGTATAGATGACGACTTGCGCCTGATAAGCACCCAACAGAAGTATAGTAGTTTGTATGATTGGCTAGCTATTATTCAAAAGAATACAACTATTTTTATTGTTTTTATACTATTGGTAGCAGGATGCACGATGGTAGCTACCGTTATGATCCAACTTATGGAGCGTAGTTATATGGTGGGGGTGTTGAAAGTCTTGGGCGCCTATGATGGGCAGGTAGATGCGATTTTGCTCTATAATAGTTTACGGACCCTCTGTTTGGGTATGATATATGGCAACATCATAGGTATAGGATCTGGTTTTTTACAAGCGCACTATAAATATGTTACACTTGAACCAGCACTCTATTACATGCGTTATGTGCCTGTTTATATCCATTGGACGGTTCTTGTAATCCCGAACCTACTGATACTCGGTAGCCTCTCTGCTGCGTTATACCTTGCGATACAGCTGTTGAGGCAGAAAAAGCTTATAGAGGCGTTACAGGAGGGGTAA
- the abc-f gene encoding ribosomal protection-like ABC-F family protein produces MIVINDLTYHLGKRTLYDAASLHIKPKDKIGLIGPNGAGKSTLLKIITGDLTPDSGKVTRRKECSIGFLNQDLLSYQSQDSIRNVAMEAFREALATQKKIEALCQQMEVNYSDDLLTQLSNLQETFERIGGYDMQSRTEAMLEGMGFTTKDLDRSLSEFSGGWRMRVMFAKLLLQQPALLILDEPTNHLDLVSIKWVEAYLKNYDSAFIVVSHDRSFLDGTTTKIVEITDKKFTIYVGNYSDYEIQKSERSVLQENAYANQQKQLKHAQEFIDRFRAKASKAKLVQSRIKALDKVEKIEAPSAQRKTIKFQFSIKQNPSKIVAVIEKINKSYGPVSILKDATVAINRGDKIALIGANGRGKTTLLRIIAEHEAAEQQQRSLGNNVEMAFYAQHQLEALNLQHTIIEALRAHSSSSGAERTEQALRTIAGMFLFTKDDVFKKIEVLSGGEKARVALATVLLSQANFLLLDEPTNHLDIQSIDTLGQALQQYEGTCLFVSHDRNFIQQVANKIWYIENKKVKVFPGSYEEFKEVVNLS; encoded by the coding sequence ATGATTGTAATCAACGACCTTACCTATCATTTGGGCAAGCGCACTTTATATGATGCAGCTTCATTGCATATTAAACCCAAAGATAAGATTGGCCTAATAGGCCCTAATGGAGCAGGAAAATCTACTTTATTAAAGATTATTACCGGTGACCTCACGCCAGATAGTGGCAAAGTAACCCGAAGGAAAGAATGTTCTATTGGCTTTTTGAACCAAGACTTGCTTTCCTATCAATCTCAGGACAGCATTCGGAATGTAGCCATGGAAGCCTTCCGAGAAGCCTTGGCAACGCAAAAAAAGATTGAAGCTTTGTGTCAACAAATGGAGGTCAATTATTCCGATGATTTGCTAACGCAGTTATCGAACCTGCAAGAAACATTTGAGCGGATAGGCGGGTATGATATGCAGTCCAGAACTGAGGCGATGTTAGAGGGGATGGGTTTTACTACGAAAGATTTGGATCGTTCCCTGTCTGAATTTTCAGGAGGGTGGCGCATGCGGGTTATGTTTGCCAAGCTCCTTTTGCAGCAGCCTGCTTTGTTGATATTGGATGAGCCCACCAACCACTTGGATTTGGTTTCCATTAAATGGGTAGAAGCCTATTTAAAAAACTACGATAGTGCTTTTATAGTCGTCTCCCACGATAGAAGTTTTTTAGATGGTACGACCACTAAAATTGTAGAGATTACGGATAAAAAATTTACCATTTATGTAGGCAACTACAGTGACTACGAAATACAAAAATCCGAAAGGAGTGTGTTACAGGAAAATGCCTATGCCAATCAACAAAAACAGCTCAAACACGCACAAGAATTTATTGATCGTTTTAGAGCTAAGGCTAGTAAAGCCAAGCTCGTTCAGTCTAGGATTAAGGCATTAGATAAAGTAGAGAAAATAGAGGCCCCTTCTGCGCAGCGCAAAACCATCAAGTTCCAGTTTTCCATCAAACAAAATCCCAGTAAGATTGTTGCTGTGATAGAAAAAATCAATAAATCCTATGGTCCCGTATCGATTCTAAAAGATGCCACTGTAGCAATCAACCGGGGTGATAAAATTGCTTTAATCGGTGCCAATGGCCGTGGTAAAACCACCCTATTGCGTATCATAGCCGAGCATGAGGCCGCTGAGCAGCAGCAAAGAAGTTTGGGTAATAATGTCGAGATGGCTTTTTATGCCCAACATCAGTTAGAAGCCTTAAATTTACAACATACCATTATAGAGGCCTTGCGTGCCCATAGCAGCAGTAGTGGAGCCGAACGTACCGAGCAAGCGTTGCGTACCATAGCTGGGATGTTTCTTTTCACCAAAGATGATGTATTTAAAAAAATAGAGGTGCTCTCCGGTGGTGAAAAAGCACGTGTGGCCTTAGCTACTGTACTACTCTCTCAAGCCAACTTTCTATTACTCGACGAACCCACCAACCATTTAGATATTCAGTCTATTGATACACTTGGGCAAGCCCTACAGCAATATGAAGGCACCTGCTTGTTTGTATCCCATGACCGTAATTTTATCCAACAAGTGGCCAATAAGATTTGGTATATCGAAAACAAAAAAGTAAAGGTATTTCCCGGCAGTTACGAAGAATTTAAAGAAGTGGTCAATTTAAGTTAG